The following are from one region of the Qipengyuania flava genome:
- a CDS encoding UDP-N-acetylmuramoyl-L-alanyl-D-glutamate--2,6-diaminopimelate ligase, producing the protein MTLAKLCAAAGLSCDGDATVSGFAIDNRKVAPGTVFGAFQGAQVNGEDFIPAAIESGAVAVVARPEAKVEGAIHIADATPRRAFAALAAQFFTPVPEHIVAVTGTNGKTSCVEMTRQIWRMAGERAASIGTLGVTTPDESVSTGLTTPDIVTFLSNLSGLAREGVTHVAYEASSHGLSQFRNEGVAVEAAGFTNFSRDHLDYHVDMEDYFAAKMRLFDEVVADGATAVIWMGSGESGWNARVVEHAEKRGLTIMTVGEQGDAIRLTKREPTQLGQSLTVEHAGTSRTINLPLIGAYQVSNALVSAGLALATGVDAGQVWDGVARLQPVRGRLERAVIAPSGAPVYIDYAHTPDALEAAIAALRPHVSGRLITVFGAGGDRDHGKRAPMGEAAAKASDLVIVTDDNPRGEDAADIRRQVLEGAPGAREVGGRREAIHAAIAEAGENDIVLVAGKGHETGQIIGSGENMKVLPFDDVEVARECAAQIARGEA; encoded by the coding sequence GTGACCCTCGCCAAGCTTTGCGCGGCCGCTGGCCTTTCGTGCGACGGTGATGCCACGGTGAGCGGCTTTGCGATCGACAACCGCAAGGTTGCCCCCGGCACCGTCTTCGGCGCGTTCCAGGGCGCACAGGTCAACGGCGAGGACTTCATTCCCGCCGCCATCGAAAGCGGTGCCGTCGCTGTCGTCGCCCGGCCGGAGGCAAAGGTCGAGGGCGCGATCCACATCGCGGATGCCACCCCGCGCCGCGCCTTTGCCGCGCTTGCCGCGCAGTTCTTCACGCCCGTCCCCGAGCACATCGTCGCGGTCACTGGGACCAATGGAAAGACATCCTGTGTCGAAATGACGCGCCAGATCTGGCGTATGGCGGGCGAGCGCGCGGCCAGCATCGGCACGCTGGGTGTGACCACGCCCGACGAAAGCGTTTCCACCGGCCTGACGACGCCCGACATCGTCACCTTCCTGTCGAACCTCAGCGGGCTGGCGCGCGAAGGCGTGACCCATGTGGCCTACGAGGCATCGAGCCACGGCCTTTCCCAGTTTCGCAACGAGGGGGTGGCGGTCGAGGCCGCCGGTTTCACCAACTTCAGCCGCGACCACCTCGATTACCACGTCGACATGGAAGACTATTTCGCCGCCAAGATGCGCCTCTTCGACGAGGTCGTGGCAGACGGCGCAACGGCAGTTATCTGGATGGGTTCGGGCGAGAGTGGCTGGAACGCGCGCGTTGTCGAACACGCCGAGAAGCGCGGCCTCACCATCATGACCGTGGGCGAGCAGGGCGATGCCATCCGCCTGACCAAGCGCGAGCCGACCCAGCTCGGCCAGTCGCTGACGGTCGAGCACGCAGGGACGAGCCGGACCATCAACCTGCCCCTGATCGGTGCCTACCAGGTTTCGAACGCGCTGGTCTCGGCAGGCCTCGCGCTGGCGACGGGTGTCGACGCTGGCCAGGTGTGGGACGGGGTAGCCCGCCTCCAGCCGGTTCGCGGGCGGCTCGAACGCGCGGTCATCGCCCCCTCGGGCGCTCCGGTCTATATCGATTACGCGCACACGCCCGACGCGCTGGAAGCGGCGATTGCCGCGCTACGCCCGCATGTCTCGGGCCGGCTCATCACCGTTTTCGGCGCAGGCGGGGACCGCGATCACGGCAAGCGCGCGCCCATGGGCGAGGCGGCGGCCAAGGCCAGCGATCTTGTCATTGTCACCGACGACAATCCGCGCGGCGAGGATGCTGCGGATATCCGCCGCCAGGTGCTTGAAGGCGCGCCGGGAGCGCGCGAAGTGGGTGGGCGCCGCGAAGCGATCCACGCTGCCATTGCCGAAGCGGGCGAGAACGACATCGTGCTCGTCGCCGGCAAGGGACACGAAACGGGTCAGATCATCGGATCGGGAGAGAATATGAAGGTCCTGCCCTTCGACGACGTCGAGGTTGCGCGCGAATGCGCGGCTCAAATTGCACGAGGTGAGGCATGA
- a CDS encoding UDP-N-acetylmuramoyl-tripeptide--D-alanyl-D-alanine ligase translates to MSAAILRHPAYLEWPADPRDRLPLTLWDAKAIAEAVGGTASHDFQAAGVEMDSRDVVNGDLFIALKGEAMDGHRFLDKAFANGAAGAIVDRPVDWPHILVEDTTEALKALARAARNRVEAKIIGVTGSVGKTGVKEAIFASLERASRGAAHRSTRSYNNHVGVPLSLARMPARSRFGIFEMGMNHAGEIEGLTTQVRPHVAVITTIAPAHIENLGSMEAIADAKAEIFMGLEPGGTAVIPTDTPHYEQLREAAEKLGANIVSFGTARFADVRLLDAIPSANGGSLVTCEFSEGRLCYTVAEPGEHWVVNSLAVMAAVRAAGGDMAAAGLALAEMGGLKGRGARHGIEAPGGKALLIDESYNANPASMRATLAQLGQTPSTRRIAVLGAMKELGDFAPKFHAALAEPIAEADVDYAVLVGDEMRALAQELGKPQNSALGKPLAYAHCESAEEAIELLETFGVVAGDAVLVKGSNSVGLGRLVEHFTRVT, encoded by the coding sequence ATGAGCGCCGCCATCTTGCGCCATCCGGCCTATCTCGAATGGCCCGCCGACCCGCGCGACCGCCTGCCGCTGACCCTGTGGGACGCGAAGGCCATTGCCGAGGCCGTGGGCGGAACCGCAAGCCATGATTTCCAGGCCGCCGGTGTCGAAATGGACAGCCGCGACGTGGTCAACGGCGATCTCTTCATTGCGCTGAAGGGCGAGGCGATGGACGGCCACCGCTTCCTCGACAAGGCCTTCGCCAATGGCGCAGCCGGTGCGATCGTCGATCGCCCGGTCGACTGGCCGCATATCCTCGTCGAGGACACCACTGAAGCGCTGAAGGCGCTGGCCCGCGCAGCTCGCAACCGGGTCGAGGCCAAGATCATCGGCGTGACCGGATCGGTCGGCAAGACCGGCGTCAAGGAAGCCATCTTTGCATCGCTCGAACGCGCCAGCCGCGGCGCGGCGCACCGGTCCACGCGCAGCTACAACAACCATGTCGGCGTGCCGCTGAGTCTGGCGCGCATGCCGGCGCGCAGCCGTTTCGGCATCTTCGAAATGGGCATGAACCACGCGGGCGAGATCGAAGGTCTTACCACGCAGGTCCGCCCGCATGTCGCGGTCATCACCACCATCGCGCCCGCGCATATCGAGAACCTCGGCAGCATGGAGGCCATCGCTGACGCCAAGGCCGAAATCTTCATGGGCCTCGAACCGGGCGGCACCGCCGTCATTCCGACTGACACCCCGCATTACGAGCAACTGCGCGAAGCGGCCGAGAAACTGGGTGCCAACATCGTCAGCTTCGGCACCGCGCGCTTTGCGGACGTCCGCCTGCTCGACGCTATTCCAAGCGCCAACGGCGGCAGCCTGGTGACCTGCGAGTTTTCCGAAGGGCGCCTGTGCTACACGGTGGCCGAGCCGGGCGAACACTGGGTGGTCAATTCGCTTGCTGTCATGGCGGCAGTGCGCGCGGCGGGCGGCGATATGGCCGCAGCCGGGCTGGCGCTGGCCGAGATGGGCGGCCTCAAGGGGCGCGGCGCGCGCCACGGGATCGAGGCGCCGGGCGGCAAGGCGCTGCTGATCGATGAAAGCTACAACGCCAACCCTGCCAGCATGCGCGCCACGCTCGCGCAGCTGGGCCAGACCCCCTCGACCCGCCGCATCGCGGTGCTGGGCGCGATGAAGGAGCTGGGCGATTTCGCGCCCAAGTTCCACGCCGCGCTTGCCGAGCCGATTGCCGAGGCCGATGTCGACTATGCGGTGCTGGTGGGCGACGAGATGCGCGCCCTCGCGCAGGAGCTGGGGAAACCGCAGAACTCTGCGCTTGGCAAGCCGCTTGCCTACGCGCATTGCGAGAGTGCCGAAGAGGCGATCGAGCTGCTCGAAACCTTCGGTGTCGTCGCAGGCGACGCCGTGCTGGTCAAAGGCTCCAACTCGGTCGGCCTGGGGCGGCTCGTGGAACACTTCACCCGCGTCACCTGA
- the mraY gene encoding phospho-N-acetylmuramoyl-pentapeptide-transferase produces MLYHLAEWLNFEGVFNLVRYQTFRAGATLMTALIIGMLIGPRFIDMLRVRQGKGQPIREDGPQTHLAKRGTPTMGGLMILISLTLSVLLWMDLSNPFIWACLAVTLGFGLIGFLDDYDKVSKASHKGVSAKVRLLMEFIVAGVASYIIVSQINTFLYVPFFNNLGLELSYFYYVFAAIVIVGAGNAVNLTDGLDGLATMPVIIAAGTFALIAYLVGRVDFSTYLGIPHVEGAGELAIFCAAIMGAGLAFLWFNAPPAAVFMGDTGSLALGGALGAIAVATHHEVVLAIVGGLFVFEALSVIIQVFWFKRTGRRVFRMAPIHHHFEQLGWSESKVVIRFWIVSIVLALMGLATLKLR; encoded by the coding sequence TTGCTTTACCACCTCGCCGAATGGTTGAACTTCGAAGGCGTCTTCAACCTCGTGCGCTACCAGACGTTCCGCGCGGGCGCGACGCTGATGACCGCGCTGATCATCGGCATGCTGATCGGCCCGCGCTTCATCGACATGCTGCGCGTGCGCCAGGGCAAGGGCCAGCCGATCCGCGAAGACGGGCCGCAGACCCACCTCGCCAAGCGCGGCACCCCGACCATGGGCGGGCTCATGATCCTCATCAGCCTGACGCTGTCGGTGCTCTTGTGGATGGACCTGTCGAACCCATTTATCTGGGCCTGTCTGGCGGTGACGCTGGGCTTCGGGCTGATCGGCTTCCTTGATGATTACGACAAGGTCTCCAAGGCGAGCCACAAGGGCGTATCGGCAAAAGTTCGACTGCTGATGGAATTCATCGTGGCGGGCGTCGCAAGCTACATCATCGTCAGCCAGATCAACACCTTCCTCTACGTGCCCTTCTTCAACAACCTCGGGCTCGAGCTGAGCTATTTCTACTACGTCTTCGCCGCCATTGTGATCGTGGGCGCGGGCAACGCGGTGAACCTCACCGACGGGCTCGATGGCCTTGCCACCATGCCGGTGATCATTGCGGCGGGCACCTTCGCGCTGATCGCCTACCTCGTCGGCCGCGTCGACTTTTCGACCTATCTCGGCATTCCGCATGTCGAAGGCGCGGGCGAGCTCGCGATCTTCTGCGCGGCGATCATGGGGGCGGGGCTTGCCTTCCTGTGGTTCAACGCGCCGCCGGCTGCTGTCTTCATGGGTGACACGGGGTCGCTGGCTCTCGGCGGGGCGCTGGGCGCGATTGCCGTGGCGACGCACCACGAGGTCGTCCTCGCCATAGTCGGCGGTCTGTTCGTGTTCGAGGCGCTTTCGGTCATCATCCAGGTCTTCTGGTTCAAGCGCACCGGTCGCCGCGTCTTCCGCATGGCGCCGATCCACCACCATTTCGAACAGCTTGGCTGGTCGGAGAGCAAGGTGGTGATCCGGTTCTGGATCGTGTCCATCGTGCTCGCACTCATGGGGCTCGCGACGCTCAAGCTACGATGA
- the murD gene encoding UDP-N-acetylmuramoyl-L-alanine--D-glutamate ligase, with protein MITSPAWKDRRYAVLGLARSGRATVEALLAAGADVLVWDDRAEAREPYAGRCAIGDPLEADLTGYAGVVVSPGVPLNTHPIKPHADSFGVPVIGDIELFAQARAELPPHKVVGITGTNGKSTTTALVHHILKTAGVPTTMGGNIGLPILEQEPLPDGGVYVLELSSYQIDLTYSLDCDVAVLLNITPDHLDRYDGDFAKYAAAKARLFEMQSASSLAIMTDSVVGSVEDLWLRTTSKKFCLEGTLSGMNEWPSLKGPHNWQNAEAAMAVADALGVKKDRVRDALRTYRGLPHRMERVAEISGVAYVNDSKGTNTAASAPALAAFDNIHWILGGLAKEPGLGECEAELPHVKAAYTIGKAGPDFAALLDGRVPVEQCETLDRAVSAAAAKAEAGDTVLLSPACASFDQYPDFEKRGEHFRALVEALA; from the coding sequence ATGATCACCTCACCCGCCTGGAAGGACAGAAGATACGCGGTGCTCGGCCTCGCGCGGTCCGGCCGGGCGACGGTCGAGGCGCTGCTGGCGGCGGGCGCGGATGTGCTGGTGTGGGACGACCGCGCCGAGGCCCGCGAGCCTTACGCCGGACGCTGTGCCATCGGCGATCCGCTGGAAGCAGACCTGACCGGCTATGCGGGCGTGGTCGTCAGCCCGGGCGTGCCGCTCAACACCCACCCGATCAAGCCGCATGCCGACAGCTTCGGCGTGCCGGTGATCGGCGACATCGAACTCTTCGCGCAGGCGAGGGCGGAGCTGCCGCCGCACAAGGTCGTCGGCATCACCGGTACCAATGGCAAGTCGACCACCACCGCGCTGGTCCATCACATCCTCAAGACCGCAGGCGTGCCGACCACCATGGGCGGCAATATCGGCCTTCCGATCCTCGAACAGGAGCCGCTTCCGGATGGCGGGGTCTATGTGCTGGAGCTGTCGAGCTACCAGATCGACCTGACCTACTCGCTCGACTGCGACGTGGCGGTGCTGCTGAACATCACGCCGGATCATCTCGATCGGTACGATGGGGATTTCGCGAAGTATGCTGCTGCAAAGGCTCGGTTGTTCGAAATGCAGTCAGCCAGCAGCTTGGCGATCATGACGGATTCGGTGGTTGGAAGTGTCGAGGATCTATGGCTTCGAACCACGTCGAAGAAGTTCTGCCTAGAGGGCACGCTTAGCGGCATGAACGAATGGCCGTCTCTGAAGGGGCCACATAACTGGCAGAATGCTGAAGCTGCAATGGCAGTGGCGGACGCACTCGGGGTAAAGAAGGATCGGGTACGGGACGCTCTTCGTACCTACCGAGGCCTCCCGCACCGCATGGAGCGTGTCGCGGAAATCTCCGGCGTTGCTTACGTCAACGACAGCAAGGGCACGAACACCGCCGCCTCCGCTCCCGCGCTGGCGGCCTTCGACAACATCCACTGGATACTCGGCGGGCTCGCCAAGGAGCCGGGTCTGGGCGAGTGCGAGGCCGAACTGCCGCACGTGAAAGCCGCCTACACCATCGGCAAGGCAGGGCCGGACTTTGCAGCCCTGCTGGACGGCCGCGTCCCGGTGGAACAGTGCGAAACGCTCGACCGTGCGGTGAGTGCTGCGGCAGCCAAGGCCGAAGCGGGCGATACCGTCCTCCTCTCGCCCGCCTGCGCGAGCTTTGACCAGTATCCTGACTTCGAGAAGCGCGGCGAGCATTTCCGCGCGCTGGTGGAGGCGCTGGCATGA